The genomic segment CATCATCACCGATTCCGATCCGAGTGGTGGGCGAGGGACATCTGTTTATGTGACGGCGTTCACGCGGGAATCGCCCGTCCAAGTGGCGCTTTCCGGCGTCGCCTCCGTCACCGAAGATACCACCGTCTATATCTACCGCCTGCCCGTGACGGTGACCACCCAAGACCCGGCGCGGGCGGTGGAACTACCCAACGCCTACCTAACATGGACGCCCACCGAGCAAAGCACCCGCCGCGATGTTGCCCCCTATGAAATGAGCATCCAACCCGGCGAACGCTACGTCTTCCGTTACATCCCTATGCCGCTGATGCGCATGGAGAACGTCACCGAGATTCGGCTGACGCTGCAACCGGGGAATTCTGCCTCGCGCAGTGTGACCGATGCCGTTTCCCTTTACAATTGGCAGCGTGGGGAGTGGGAGGTGATCCAGACGCCGAACTTCCTGACGCGGATCATCGACGCCGGACGGTTCATCGGACCGGAAAACGCCATTGAGATGAAAGTAGAAGTGACGGCGAATGTGAATCGGCTTTATTATGAACGCATCGACCTGACCTTGTATGGGACGCTGCGGGAACAGCGCTGAGGGCAGCCACATTGAAAACACAAGGAAGATAGAGACTAATAACCCCACCCCCTGCAACCCCTGCTCTCCGTAAACGGAGAGCAGGGATTACGCAGCAGTCGGGGGGGGGGGATAGGGGTTCTTAGAAAGATGACCGATTGCCACATCTTTCGTATATGTGTTTATATCTGATGTTACGTCCGATCAAGCCTTTTGAGGAGTCATTACAGTCATGACCGACGCTCCCCCCGATATTGGCAAGCGCTCGCTCGATCTGGAAGCGGTGCGCCGCCAAATTGACGATGCTGATCTCGTCATTGAGACGCGCTCGCTGGTCAAGCGCTATGCCACCCTCACGGCGGTGAAAGACCTCTCGCTAAGCGTCCCACGTGGGGCGATCTACGGCTTTGCCGGTCCCAACGGGGCGGGGAAAACCAGCACAATGCGCATCCTCACCACGCTGATGCGTCCCACCAGCGGACAAGCATTCATCGCTGGCACAGAGGTGACCAAAGACCCGCGTACCGTCCGCAGGCAAATTGGGTTCATGCCCGATTATTTCGGCGTGTACGACGACATGAAGGTCTGGGAATACCTCGATTTTTTTGCCGCCTGTTACGATATTTCCGACGCAGAGCGCCCCACCATGATCGCTGATTTGCTTGATCTGGTCGATCTCACCCACCGCAAAGATGATATGGTGGATAAGCTGAGTCGCGGTTTGCAGCAGCGGCTCTGTTTGGCGCGGACACTCGTTCATGATCCGCAGGTCTTGATTCTAGACGAACCCGCCTCTGGGCTTGACCCCCGCGCCCGCATTGAGATTCGTGAACTTTTGGTGGAATTGGCGCGGATGGGCAAGACGATTTTCTTCTCCACGCACATCCTTGCCGATGTTGCCGAAATCTGCACGCACATTGGGATCATCGAGGCGGGGGAGATGGTTTTGCAGGGGCGTATGGACGATGTGCGCCGTCGCCTGATGCCCAACCGCCAAGCGGTGATCACCTTCCTAGACCGTGCCGACGAAGCCAAGGTGGCGCTTGGAAAAATTATGGGCGTGCTGGATGTTCAAGAGATCGTGGAGGAGGCGGGGCGAAAGCGGCTGCGCGTTCACTTTGATGGCGATGATACGATACTCTCCACGATGATGCAGACGCTCGCCGCACAAGCCATTCCGGTGGTGAACTTTGCCGAGGAATCAGAGGATTTAGAATCGGTGTTTCTGAAGGTGACGAAAGGGATTGTCTCCTGATGCTGCGCCTATTCGTGCGAAACCCGGTGATCGTCAAGGAACTGCGGGGGCGGATGCGCGGGATGCGGGCGTATGCCTTGCTGTCGATCTACCTGCTGCTGATGTGCGGGTTCATGCTGCTGATCTATGTGTTGGCGGCGTCCTCGCGGGATTTGAACGGGTATACCTCTGGCGGGCAGATCGGGCGTTCGCTCTTTTTGGGGATCGTTGGGATTGAATTGTTCCTTGTCACCTTCATTGCTCCGGCGCTGACGGCGGGGGCGATCAGCGGGGAGCGCGAACGGCAAACCTACGATCTGCTGCGGACGACGCAGCTTTCCGCCTCAAAACTCGTCTTTGGCAAGCTATTCTCGGCGCTTTCCTATGTGCTGCTGCTGCTTTTGGCGGCAATTCCCTTGCAGAGCATCGCCTTTTTGTTCAGCGGCGTGAACGAGGCGGAGATTGCCCTAGCGACGGTTATCCTCTTGGTGACCTCAGTGCTGCTTGGGGCGGTGGGCATTTATGCCAGCGCCCTGAAAGAACGTACCGTCGCCGCGAACATCAGCGCCTATGGCTGGACGCTCGGCGTGATTTTGGGGCTGCCGCTGGTTGTGTTTGTCTTTATGGGCGTTTTTGGGGCGCGGATTCAAACGCTCTCGCTTTCGGCGCAAACGGTCTTGCTCTACCTTCTTTTGGCGATGATCATCACCAATCCGCTGGCGACGGCGTATGCCACCCAAGTGTGGCTGGTACAGACGGGCAGCGCGGGGGTGTTTACCCAAACGCTGACCGACCCGGTGACGGGAGTCACGGCACAGCTTCCGCTCATCTCGCCATGGATTTTGTTCACGGCGCTGTATGGGGTGCTTGCCATCTGGCTGATTTGGCGCTCCGTGCGCCGCGTCCGCCGGATAGAGGGGTAAGGGAGAAAGCCGATCTTGTGTGGGGAACTTCCCACCGCTGGAAAGAGTCCTAAAGGTGATGATGATTTAAGAATGCCACCCGGCATCAAGGTTACAATACGTATAGAGTAGATTAGGACTTTACGCCGTCGAATGCCGTTGAACTGGTTTATCCCGGCTTGATCGAATAAAACAAAGAGGGGGCAGTTTGTGTCTAAAGACCTCTGGACAGCCGTCGATCACTACACCGCCACCATCGCCCTCCCGCCCGATCCCGTGCTGGAGGCAACCTTACGCGCCTCTGACGAGGGCGGCTTGCCCGCCATTCAAGTTTCGCCCCATCAGGGGAAGATGCTCCATCTGTGGGCTGCCTCGATGGGGGCGCGGCGTATTTTGGAGATCGGCACGCTTGGCGGCTACAGCACGATCTGGCTGGCGCGGGCGCTCCCCGCTGGCGGGCGGCTGGTCACCCTTGAAGTTCAGCCGAAACACGCCGAAGTTGCCCGCGCCAACCTTGCCCAGGCTGGCTTTGCCGATGTGGTTGAGGTTCGCTTGGGGGTGGCGCTGGAAAGCCTTGCGGCGTTGGCAGCGGAGGGCGGCGCTCCCTTCGATTTTGTCTTTATCGACGCCGATAAAATCAACACTGCCGCCTATTTTGAGTGGGCGCTCACGCTCACCCGCGTTGGTGGGGTGATCGTCGTGGATAATGTCATTCGCGGCGGCGCTGTTCTGGATGCCACCAGCGGCGAGGATAGTGTCGTGGGGATACGGCGCTTCAACGAACGCCTTGCTGCCGAACGGCGCGTCAGCGCCACCGTGATCCAGACCGTCAGCGGCAAGGGCTACGATGGGATGACCATTGCCCTGGTGACGGGCGAGTAATATGTATCGGGGCGCTCTCCTCTCAGGGCGCTTCTCTTTTCCGAACGTTTAGCCAAGTGAGGGCGCTATGAACGACCAACCACCCATCCGTGATCACCTTCTCCGCTACGTGCAGCGGTGGGATATGCGCTTGCGGACGACCCTTCTTCCCCTCTGGATTCCACGTGGGGTAATCTTCGGACTGCTGATTGGGGTGGGGATTGCCCTCTTTGCGCGGCTGCGCCCTCTGCTAATGCCGCAGCAAGTCCTTGCCTTAGGCGTGGCGGCGGCGCTGCTGTGTGGCATGGCAGCATTTCTTGCCGTGTGGTTCGCCCCGCGCCCGCCGCTGAAGGCTGCCCGCTATTTTGACCGCACCTTTGGGCTGAAAGAACGGACGAGTACTGCCCTTGAAGTGGCGTCTGGCAGCCTTCCCGCCCCGGCGGGCATTGACACCCTGCAAGCGGAGGACGCCCTAGAAAGCGCCCGTCAGGTGCGGGCGCGGGACTTTCTCCCCTTCCGCGTGCGCCGCGCCGAGTTGGGGATCATGGTTGCCCTCGTCCTCGTTTTGGGTGTGTTGGCGCTCACCTTCAACCCGCAAGCGGCGGCGCTGGCGCAGTCACAGGCGATTACCGAGGTCATTGAGGATCAGGTTGAAAAACTGCGCGAGGTCAAGCGCGATATTGAAAGCGACCCCCGTCTGACAGAGGATGACAAGCGCTCTCTGTTGAAACCGATTGAGGAAGCAATCTCCAAACTACAGCAGCCCGGGATCAGCCAACCGGAAGCCGTTGCCGAGATGAACAAAGCGGCGGACGCGCTGAACGACCAACGGACGCAGTTGAACGAGCGCCAGCGCCAAGCGGCACAAGAATCCGCCCAAGCCCTCAGCCAAAGTCAGGCGACGCAGGGCATTGCTGAGCCGCTGAAAACGGGCGATCTCTCCGGGGCAGCCGCCGAGATGCGCAGTCTTTCTGCCAAATTGGATGAAAATCAACTGAGCAGTGAGCAGGCAAGCAGCACCGCCGATGCCTTAGAACGGGCGGCAGAGGCGCTGAAAGACCTGAATCCGCAGGCGGCAGAGGCGCTGAAACGAGCGGCAGAGGCGCTCCGTAAGGGTGATCAAAAGGCGGCGGCAGAGGCGCTTCGCGATGCGGCACGGGCGCTCCAAAACCAACAAGATCAGATGGACAGCACGCCCCAATCACAGGCGGCAGAAAATGCCGCGAAGGAACTGCAATCGGGCAGCGATGAGGTTGCCCAAGCGGGGCAGCCCGAACGCCGCGAGAACCAGCCCGGTGAATCGCGCAGCGGAAACCCGGGCACGCGCAGCCAGCCGCAGCCACGTCAGGGCGATCAGGCGGAAGGGAATCCGCAGGATGGCACAGCGGGACGACCAAGCAGCGAGCAGCCCGGCGAAAGCGGTGGCGACACAGGCGAGATGATGGACGGGCAGGGGTCGCCCAACAGCGGCGATCAGGAAGGCAACCTTGATGGGAGCGGCGCTCCGCAAGATGGCGGGCAGCCCGGCGACAAGGCGGGCGGTAGTTCTGGCAATGTGCCTGGGTCGGATGGCGGCACAAGCGGCACAGGGACAGGGGATGGTGGGGCGGGCAACGATGTGATCGGCGGAAATCCGAACGAGCAGCCGATCAACCCCAACACCAACCGAGGTGATGGGACACTGCGCAAGAACGATTACATCTATGCGCCGTCCTTTGTCGGCGGCGATGGCGGGGCGGAGGTGGGCTTGGATGGCGCGGGCGAACCTAAAGAGGGCGACCCTGTGGAAGAAGGCGACTTCACGACGAATCCCTATGGCAAAAGTGGCGTCAAGCTAGGGGATGCCGTAGGACGGGCAGCGCGACAGGCGGATGAGGCGATGGATTTGGATCGCGTCCCCGGTGCGCTGCGCGGGGTGATCCGCGATTATTTCTCTGGGTTGCAGAAGTAGAGGGTGCGAGGGAATGGCGCGCGGCTGAAGCCGACGCGCTAGGAATAACCGCCCCGTTGGGGCTTAAAACAAACGGGGGGGCGTTGTTTGCTTTCAAGCCCCCAGGGGTGGTCAGCCTTAGCTCGATCTTTTAAGCGGCGGGCGCAAACTATCCCAATGGGAAGGGCTAACCCATTGGGATAGCATATGGGAATACATACATACGAGGTTAGGCATGTCCGATCAATCGGCAATTACCGTTGAACAATTTCACGAGACAACAACCGCAATCCTTCGCGAGGTGGGAAAGATCATTGTTGGGCAAGACGATGTGGTGAAGTTCGTCCTCATCTGCGTGATCAGTGGCAACCATGCCCTGCTTCAGGGCGTGCCGGGCTTGGGAAAAACCACCCTCATCCGCGCCCTTGCCACCGCCCTGAATCTGAAATTCGCCCGCATCCAGTTCACGCCGGATATGATGCCCGCAGACGTGACGGGGACAACCGTCATGGAAGATATGGAAGATGGGCGGCGGCAGTTCCGCTTTCAAGAGGGTCCGCTTTTTGCCAACCTCGTCCTTGCCGATGAGATCAACCGCGCCACGCCCAAGACACAATCGGCGCTGCTGGAGGCGATGCAGGAAAAAACGATCACCGTTGGGACGCGGACGTACAAACTTGAACCGCCCTTTTTCGTCCTCGCTACGCAAAATCCATTGGAGATGGAAGGGACGTATCCCCTTCCAGAGGCACAGTTGGATCGCTTTATGTTCCGCATTGACGTGAACTTCCCCACGCCGGAAGAACTTGTCTCGATTCTGACGCGGACGACGGGCGGGAGCAGCGATCCGCAGTCCGCCGTTGCCGATGGGGGGCGTATTTTGGAGATGGGCAAACTGGCGCGTAACATCCCCGTCCCCTCCCATGTGATGGAGTACGTCGCCAAATTGATTGTCGCCACCCACCCCGATCATGCCGGCGCGATTGATTCTGTGCGGCAGTATGTGCGCTATGGCTCTAGCCCACGCGGGGGACAGTCGATCATCTTGGGCGCAAAGCTGAACGCGCTGATGGCGGGGCGCTTCAATGTTGCCTTTGACGACGTGCGAGCGGTGGCACGTGCCGCGCTCCGTCACCGACTGCTGCTCAACTTTGAGGGGCAAGCGGAGGGAATCACTACTGACAGCGTGATTGCCGAACTGATTGAGAAAATGCCTGTTGGGGCGCGGTAGGGGATGCGGGGGACGTGGGGGGTGGGGGATGCGGCGGGTGTAAACGGGCGCCCCGAAGGGCGTCGCTACACGTGCAATTTAGGTAGGAATAGGCTGTGCAAGAGACACTCTTTGACCAAACAACCCTGAACAAACTGAATCGGCTGACGCTGATCGCTCACAACGTGCGCAGCGGCGTGTTGAAAGGGGAGCGGCGTTCGGCAAAGCGGGGGACAAGCCTAGAGTTTGCCGACTACCGCAACTACACGCGGGGCGACGATCTGCGCCGCCTCGATTGGAATGTCTTTGCCCGTTTGGAACGCCCCTTTGTCAAGCTTTTTGAGGAAGAAGAAGATTTATCCGTCCATGTGCTGATTGACGCCTCCGCCAGCATGGATTTTCCCCGCACAGAGGGGGCGAACCCCGATCATCACAAGTTCCGCTTTGCGCAGCGGGTGGCGGCGGGCTTAAGTTATATTGCCCTAGGGACGGGCGATTACCTCACCCTGACGGCGCTTTACGGGGAAGGGCAAAACCGCAGTTGGGGACCGCTGCGCGGACGGGGGCGAACCTTTGCCGTGTTGGACTTCATCCGAGAGTTGACGCCCGTCAGCCACCTTGACTTCAACAGGGCGCTGAAAGACTATGCCCGCCGCAATGCCCGCGCTGGCTTGTTGGTGATCATCTCCGATCTGCTGGCGGTGGGGGGCTATCAGGATGGAATCGCCGCGCTCCAAAACGCCGGACATGAGATCGCCATCATCCACACGCTCTCGCCAGAGGAAGTCGCGCCCCCCTTGGCGGGCGATCTTCAGTTGGTGGATGTGGAGACGGGCATCAACCAAGATGTGACGATTGACGCCTCCATGCGCGATCTCTACATGAGCCGTCTTTTGACATGGCGCGACGAAAACGCCAAATTCTGCGCGAAACGCGGGGCGCATTACGCCACAGTGGAAACCAGCAGCGCGTGGGACGCCCTGATCCTCCACGAACTGCGCCGGATGGGGTTGGTGCGCTGAGGTCATGCCCCGTGCAGGTCGCCGTTGGATCGCCCTCAGCGTTCTGATCCTCCTCATTGCCTTCGCCTTTCGGCTGTGGCACTTGGGGACTCAAAGCCTTTGGCACGACGAGGCGTGGTCGGTCTTTAGCAGCTACACGCCCACCGCCCCACAGGGAATTCGCGGCAGCGACCCGAACGCCCCCCCCCTCTTTTACAGCACGGTCAACCTGTGGATGGTGGCGACGGGCGATACGGTGTGGGGGATGCGCTATTGGTCGCTGCTCCTCAGCCTGACCGCCGTTGCCGCCGTGATTGGGATCACCCGCCGCTGGTTTGGGCGCAGCGCCAGCCTGATGGCGGGGGCGCTCATGGCGATCAACCCCACGCTGTGGGTGTTCAGCCAAGAAATCCGCGCCTATACCGCCATGTCCGTGTTCGCCGTGATCCTCTTGGCGCTGCTTCACCCCTTCACCGTCCCTCGCCAAAAGGCGCTCCCCCCGCGCACATGGGCGTGGCTGCTCCTTGTGGAGTTCATCGCGCTCTACAGCCATACGCTCGCTGTGCCGTTGGTGGCGTGGCTCAACCTGACAGCGGCGATCATCTTCCTGTGGCGGCGGGCGTGGCGGCGCTTGGCGCTGTGGATCGCCGTCCAAGCCCTGATGGGCATCGCCTACCTCCCCTGGCTGCTGACCCAAAACCGCACGGGGACGCCCCTCAACACCCCACCGGCGATTAGCCCAAGCCTGATCGGGGACATTTGGGCGTCCTATTTCACAGGGATCAAAGGACTCTACCCGCACGAGAGTGCGTTGAGTGCCGCCATTATCATGTTTGGTGTCCTCGCCCTGCTGGTGGTGATTCGTGGTGGGCGGCGAGGCTATTCGGTGCGCGGGCTGCTCGTGCTGAGTCAGGTGGCGCTCCTGCCCGTCTTTCAGTGGGCGATCATCCGCGTCGCATCGATTGATTTTCACCCCCGTTATTTCATCCTGAGTCTGCCCGCGACGCTGATCCTGCTAGCGCTGGCGGCGCGGGGGTGGGCGGGGCGGGGCGCAGTGATCCTCACCGCCGCCGTTATAAGCGTCCTCATGACGGGGGCAGTCTACAGCACACCGATTTACCAACACGATGACTTCCGCGCAATTGCCGCACGCTATGCCCACGCCGAGGGGGATACGGCACTCGTCATTCCCTATGGGTGGGAGCCGACGCTTGATTATTACGGAAAGCACATGGGCTTTCGGGCGCCCTTCCTCGAAATTCCCCTTCACAGCACGCTGGATCGGATCATGACGGGCTTGCGGGAGGGGTTGGTGGGCAAACGCCGCGCCGAATTCCTCACATGGTTTCAACTCCCCGCCGATGTGCGCGGGGCGTATCCCTGCTTTTTAGGCGCGGTGGGGGAGAAAACAGACGAACTGACCGTCAGCGGGCTGCGCACGGAAACCTATCGCCTTGATCCGAACGCCCCGCTGGAGGATGTTTTTGCCCCGCTTCCCGTTCGCGATCCGCGCCCTGTGGGGGAGACGGGGATCGTCCTGAGGGGGACGAAGGCGATTCGCGGCTGCCTGATCCTGCTTTGGGGGGCGGGGCGCGATATAGACGAGGATTGGCGCGTTTCGCTGCGGGTGCGCGCCCCTTCTGGCGAGGAGATTCAGATTGGCGATGCCGACCTCTTGAATGATCGTCAACTGCCAAGCGCTCTCTGGCGGGCGGGCGAAGGCGGGGCAACCTTCATTCGCTACGGGGGACTCGATGGGGAACTGCCGGCGGGTACGCCATTTACCATTCTCTATCGCCGTGCCGATTTTGCCGAGGGCGGGCGCGTGGAAATCTTCGATTATTGCAGTACCCTCACTGGTTGGGCTGCAACCAGCCTTCTTACAGGAAGGACGGGCGTCGTTCGTTTACCCCTTGATCACCACCGCCTAGCCCATCGATAAGTATATCGTGATAAGCGAGGCTGTCAACGACTAAGGGGTCAATCTCCTTGAAAAATACTGTAGGGCGCGAGAGCAAGCGGACGCCCCCTGGGACGTCCCTATGAGGGTGCCGTGCGGGGGCGATCAGCGCCGATTGACAATGTTGCTGAAGATAAACATCGTCGTGCAGCCGCAAATGAGGACGAACACCAAGGCGCACCCCACGCGCATGATCCGCCCCGCCAAGCGAAAGACCGCCCCCACCACCATGAGCAGAACCATCAAACCGGCGGCAAAGATCAGCACGACGGCGGTTTGCCCCAGAGTCAACCCCCAGGGGGTCATGTTGGCGAGCATCTCGTTAATGGAATCCATCCTTTCAGTGTAGCATGTCCTGTGATCACGGACAATGCATCGCCGGTGTTAGGGTATGTTTGGATTAGGAGGCAGATCTATGGGGAGTTTTTTCACATCGTTCCGCACCATCAGCGCGGTGGGAATTGCCGCTGTACTTTGTGTGGTTGCCCTTCTGTTGGCGATCAGGGCGTTGAGGGGGTGGCGGTTGGCAGGAATTAGCCGAGGGTGGAACACGACACAAGGAACAGTTCTTGCGGCGGCTGTTCAGCGCAGCCGACGGGTAGGGCGAACGGGCGGCGGCGCGTTTTACCCCGTCGTTGCCTATGAATACAACGTGGGGGGAAAACGCTATGTAGGACAGCGCATCGATGCCGGATCGCCCGTAGGGATTGGAAACTATCAGGCGGTAGAGCGGCGAGTAGCCGCGTACCCCATCGGGGGAAAGGTGACGGTCTATTACGATCCGAACGATCCCGCCACCGCCGTTTTAGAACACAGCGCTGGGGCGAGTTCTACCATTCTCGTTGTTGCCGTTGTGTTGGTCATCATTGCCATCAGCGTGTTGATCACCTTTGGCGGGCTACGGCTTGGCTAAAGGGCGGGAGGGGGGCGGACACGCTGCGGCGTGTCCCTAATCCCCTCCCGAATCCCCCTAGCGCTTATCCGAAAAGACCACTGATGGTATAATTTTGGTGGTCAATGGTGAATGTGAACAAGTTCCTCTTGTTACAGGGAATTGCCTCATGTTCGGTTAAAAGATGTTGTTTTTCGCTCATCAAAGGAGTTTTGCATGGCTGTTTCACCAACCGTCGTCACCCGCCCCTCGGAGTCACTCTCCCCAGAGACCCTGCTTGAGATGTTCTGGCTGATGCTGCTTGCCCGCCGCACCGATGAGCGGGCATGGGTGCTGCACCGTCAGGGGAAGATCGCCTTCCACATCAGCGGGATGGGTCACGAGGCGGGGCAGATTGGTGCGGCGTTTGCCATTCATCGCGGGGTCGATTACGTTCACCCCTACTACCGCGATTTGGCGCTTGTCTTGGCGCTTGGCGTCACCCCCCGCGACTTTATGATCAGCCTTTTTGGAAAGGTTGGCGAACTCAGCAGCGCTGCCCGCCAAATGCCCAGCCATTGGAGCGCCAAACAATTCGGTCTGCTGTCGTCCTCCAGCGTGGTTGCCACCCAAGTTCCCCAAGCGGCGGGGCTGGCATTCGCCATTAAATACAAAGTCGAACAGGGCTTGATCGCCCCCGATGATTTTTCCCACCCGCGCTGCGCCATCACCTGTTTGGGGGAAGGCTCTACCAGTCAGGGCGAGTGGCACGAAGGGATGAACTGGGCGGGCGTTCACAACCTCCCCATGATCTGCATTGTCCAGAACAATAATTACGCCATCTCCGTGCCGATGGATAAACAGATGGGCGTTGGGCAGGTGGTCGAACGTGCCGTCGCTTACGGCGTGCGCGGCGAGAGTGTAGACGGGCATAACGCCCTAGAAGTGTATGATGTCATGCACCGCGCTGTCCAGCGTGCCTATAACGGCGAGGGTGCGTCCCTAATCGAAATGAAGGTCAGCCGTCTGACGCCCCATTCCTCCGACGATGATGATCGTACCTACCGCTCTCGTGAGGAATTGGAGGAAGCGAAAAAGTTTGATCCGCTTGTGCAGTTTGCTGGCGAACTGACCGAACGCGGACTGCTGAACGAGGAAAAACGGGCGGCACTGGAGGCGCGGGCAACCCAGGTGGTCAACGACGCCCAACGCGAGGCAGAGGCACTGCCCTACCCCGATGAGGCGACCATTTATGATTTTGTCTACGCGACGGAGGCGGACTAACCCCCATGCCCGAAATGACGTTAATTGACGCCCTGCGCGAGGGGATGGACGAGGAAC from the Anaerolineales bacterium genome contains:
- a CDS encoding ABC transporter ATP-binding protein, whose amino-acid sequence is MTDAPPDIGKRSLDLEAVRRQIDDADLVIETRSLVKRYATLTAVKDLSLSVPRGAIYGFAGPNGAGKTSTMRILTTLMRPTSGQAFIAGTEVTKDPRTVRRQIGFMPDYFGVYDDMKVWEYLDFFAACYDISDAERPTMIADLLDLVDLTHRKDDMVDKLSRGLQQRLCLARTLVHDPQVLILDEPASGLDPRARIEIRELLVELARMGKTIFFSTHILADVAEICTHIGIIEAGEMVLQGRMDDVRRRLMPNRQAVITFLDRADEAKVALGKIMGVLDVQEIVEEAGRKRLRVHFDGDDTILSTMMQTLAAQAIPVVNFAEESEDLESVFLKVTKGIVS
- a CDS encoding O-methyltransferase; this encodes MSKDLWTAVDHYTATIALPPDPVLEATLRASDEGGLPAIQVSPHQGKMLHLWAASMGARRILEIGTLGGYSTIWLARALPAGGRLVTLEVQPKHAEVARANLAQAGFADVVEVRLGVALESLAALAAEGGAPFDFVFIDADKINTAAYFEWALTLTRVGGVIVVDNVIRGGAVLDATSGEDSVVGIRRFNERLAAERRVSATVIQTVSGKGYDGMTIALVTGE
- a CDS encoding MoxR family ATPase translates to MSDQSAITVEQFHETTTAILREVGKIIVGQDDVVKFVLICVISGNHALLQGVPGLGKTTLIRALATALNLKFARIQFTPDMMPADVTGTTVMEDMEDGRRQFRFQEGPLFANLVLADEINRATPKTQSALLEAMQEKTITVGTRTYKLEPPFFVLATQNPLEMEGTYPLPEAQLDRFMFRIDVNFPTPEELVSILTRTTGGSSDPQSAVADGGRILEMGKLARNIPVPSHVMEYVAKLIVATHPDHAGAIDSVRQYVRYGSSPRGGQSIILGAKLNALMAGRFNVAFDDVRAVARAALRHRLLLNFEGQAEGITTDSVIAELIEKMPVGAR
- a CDS encoding DUF58 domain-containing protein; protein product: MQETLFDQTTLNKLNRLTLIAHNVRSGVLKGERRSAKRGTSLEFADYRNYTRGDDLRRLDWNVFARLERPFVKLFEEEEDLSVHVLIDASASMDFPRTEGANPDHHKFRFAQRVAAGLSYIALGTGDYLTLTALYGEGQNRSWGPLRGRGRTFAVLDFIRELTPVSHLDFNRALKDYARRNARAGLLVIISDLLAVGGYQDGIAALQNAGHEIAIIHTLSPEEVAPPLAGDLQLVDVETGINQDVTIDASMRDLYMSRLLTWRDENAKFCAKRGAHYATVETSSAWDALILHELRRMGLVR
- a CDS encoding DUF3592 domain-containing protein; its protein translation is MGSFFTSFRTISAVGIAAVLCVVALLLAIRALRGWRLAGISRGWNTTQGTVLAAAVQRSRRVGRTGGGAFYPVVAYEYNVGGKRYVGQRIDAGSPVGIGNYQAVERRVAAYPIGGKVTVYYDPNDPATAVLEHSAGASSTILVVAVVLVIIAISVLITFGGLRLG
- a CDS encoding thiamine pyrophosphate-dependent dehydrogenase E1 component subunit alpha, giving the protein MAVSPTVVTRPSESLSPETLLEMFWLMLLARRTDERAWVLHRQGKIAFHISGMGHEAGQIGAAFAIHRGVDYVHPYYRDLALVLALGVTPRDFMISLFGKVGELSSAARQMPSHWSAKQFGLLSSSSVVATQVPQAAGLAFAIKYKVEQGLIAPDDFSHPRCAITCLGEGSTSQGEWHEGMNWAGVHNLPMICIVQNNNYAISVPMDKQMGVGQVVERAVAYGVRGESVDGHNALEVYDVMHRAVQRAYNGEGASLIEMKVSRLTPHSSDDDDRTYRSREELEEAKKFDPLVQFAGELTERGLLNEEKRAALEARATQVVNDAQREAEALPYPDEATIYDFVYATEAD